Proteins encoded by one window of Torulaspora delbrueckii CBS 1146 chromosome 2, complete genome:
- the YSY6 gene encoding Ysy6p (similar to Saccharomyces cerevisiae YSY6 (YBR162W-A); ancestral locus Anc_8.516), translating into MAVQTPKQRLANERFARRNEKYRKFGQKKSKDETKSTFAVSRPWLLLLAFLLVGGGIIELISYLL; encoded by the coding sequence ATGGCCGTCCAGACCCCCAAACAAAGACTGGCAAACGAAAGGTTCGCCAGGAGAAATGAAAAGTACAGAAAGTTTGGTCAGAAAAAGTCCAAGGATGAAACAAAGTCCACATTTGCAGTGTCGAGACCGTGGTTACTGTTGCTAGCTTTCTTGCTGGTCGGCGGCGGGATCATCGAATTGATCAGTTATCTGCTATAA
- the TOS1 gene encoding Tos1p (similar to Saccharomyces cerevisiae TOS1 (YBR162C); ancestral locus Anc_8.515) has translation MKFIKSLCAVSLAAISVTQAQCVMSGGNYYCSETDAVVYKNVGYSGSYMDVTSMDENTGTCQQSSESFSGSLAPLDEELSVHFRGPIKLLQFGVYYPSGDSSLKKREEEDEEPCVESVQKHKHKRDVAVEYVEVTSTVFVNQNGQSVTTSVAQHEAPGNPATGMVSSYTFVNTVVSSASSSSSSSTPKAATTAATTSGAASSVASSASSASSSKTSSSSSASSSSSSSAGAWVRSSYFQPGSASNCVFMNNEGGSAGSGVWSAKFGNSISFAASDGVSGASSPQALGDVTIKSNNEFMIFSGSKCSGNDCGYYRENIPAYHGFGGKDKIFVFEFSMPSDSGSGYNQDMPAIWMLNAKIPRTLQYGDSSCSCWKTGCGEFDLFEILTAGSDKLITHIHSGQGSDGTSSGGGGTQDYFSRPTSGSMKAAVIFNSADETIHIVKVDDDFDASLSSDVVNSWLKTSGSSAALA, from the coding sequence atgaaatttatcaagagtCTATGTGCCGTCTCTTTAGCGGCCATTTCGGTTACTCAGGCCCAATGTGTCATGAGTGGTGGTAATTACTACTGTTCAGAGACCGATGCTGTCGTTTATAAAAACGTTGGATATTCCGGTTCTTATATGGATGTTACCTCCATGGATGAGAATACCGGTACTTGTCAACAAAGTTCCGAATCTTTCTCCGGTTCGCTTGCTCCATTGGATGAGGAACTTTCTGTTCATTTCAGAGGTCCTATCAAGTTGCTGCAGTTTGGTGTTTACTATCCAAGTGgtgattcttctttgaaaaagagggaggaagaagacgaagaacCTTGTGTCGAGAGTGTGCAGAAACATAAGCACAAGAGAGATGTTGCTGTCGAGTATGTGGAAGTTACTTCCACTGTGTTTGTTAACCAGAACGGTCAGTCTGTAACCACTTCGGTGGCTCAGCACGAGGCCCCAGGTAACCCAGCTACCGGTATGGTCTCTTCTTACACTTTTGTCAACACAGTTGtctcttctgcttcttcttcttcttcttcttcaactccaaAGGCTGCTACTACTGCGGCTACCACTTCTGGTGCAGCTTCCTCTGTCGCTTCCTCTGcctcttctgcttcttcttcaaagacttcatcttcgtcctcggcttcttcgtcgtcgtcgtcTTCGGCCGGTGCTTGGGTCAGATCCTCGTACTTCCAACCTGGCTCTGCTTCCAACTGTGTGTTCATGAACAACGAAGGTGGTTCTGCCGGTTCAGGTGTTTGGTCTGCCAAATTCGGTAACTCTATCTCCTTTGCTGCTTCTGATGGTGTCAGTGGTGCTAGCTCCCCACAGGCGCTAGGCGATGTCACCATCAAGTCCAACAATGAATTCATGATCTTCTCTGGTTCCAAGTGTAGCGGTAACGACTGTGGTTACTACAGAGAAAATATCCCTGCCTATCACGGTTTCGGTGGTAAGGACAAGATCTTTGTCTTCGAGTTCTCCATGCCTTCCGACTCTGGCAGTGGTTACAACCAAGATATGCCAGCTATTTGGATGTTGAATGCCAAGATCCCACGTACTTTGCAATACGGTGACTCCAGCTGTTCGTGCTGGAAAACCGGCTGTGGTGAATTCGACTTGTTCGAGATCTTGACCGCTGGCTCCGACAAATTGATCACCCACATCCACAGTGGGCAAGGTTCTGACGGTACTTCCTccggtggtggtggtactCAAGACTACTTCTCCAGACCTACTAGTGGATCTATGAAGGCTGCTGTTATCTTCAACAGTGCCGATGAGACCATCCATATTGTTAAAGTCGATGACGATTTCGATGCTTCTTTGTCTAGTGACGTGGTCAACTCCTGGTTGAAGACATCCGGTTCAAGTGCCGCATTGGCCTAA
- the CSH1 gene encoding mannosylinositol phosphorylceramide synthase catalytic subunit CSH1 (similar to Saccharomyces cerevisiae CSH1 (YBR161W) and SUR1 (YPL057C); ancestral locus Anc_8.514), with protein sequence MRKELKYMIYGNLAILSVILYVTFDLLTLAIDDTFHDALLDSDLNPPAGSEKPQLIPKIIHQTYKTTDIPEVWKEGQQKCIDLHPDYKYILWTDEMMNQFIKEEYPDYLETFQNYKYPIQRADAIRYFILSHFGGVYIDLDDGCEKRLDPLLTVPAFARKTSPTGISNDVLGSVPQHPFFLKLRDSLAKYDRNWLVPYITIMASTGPLFVSMVWKQYKRWGVPENGVVRVLQPADYKMHTYSFFSISRGSSWHLDDAKFVKSLANHILACVVAGFVFAFFVLYSEYCFYCWLCSNNKSIFSRLYKKTLSAIGLESDRTINAAIINVRNSNDDSRLRRMRKDSNLPHNIILSDLEKNDPKFTDLSL encoded by the coding sequence ATGAGGAAGGAACTAAAGTATATGATATATGGTAACCTGGCGATTCTGTCGGTGATCCTATATGTGACTTTTGATTTGCTTACTTTGGCCATTGATGATACGTTCCACGATGCTTTGTTGGATAGTGATTTGAACCCACCAGCTGGTTCTGAAAAACCACAACTAATTCCAAAAATCATTCATCAAACTTATAAGACGACGGATATTCCTGAGGTTTGGAAGGAGGGACAGCAGAAATGTATTGATTTGCATCCGGATTACAAGTACATTTTGTGGACCGATGAGATGATGAACCAGTTCATTAAGGAAGAGTACCCTGACTACCTTGAAACTTTCCAAAACTATAAATATCCTATCCAGAGGGCCGATGCGATTAGATATTTCATCTTGTCGCATTTTGGTGGGGTTTACATCGATTTGGATGACGGTTGTGAAAAGAGATTGGATCCTTTGCTGACAGTTCCAGCTTTCGCAAGAAAGACTTCTCCAACAGGGATTTCGAATGATGTGCTGGGTTCAGTTCCTCAGCAtcctttcttcttgaagttgagGGACTCATTAGCCAAGTATGATAGGAATTGGCTGGTACCGTACATTACGATCATGGCCTCGACTGGTCCATTGTTCGTTAGTATGGTATGGAAACAGTACAAGAGATGGGGTGTTCCAGAGAATGGTGTTGTGAGAGTTTTGCAACCTGCGGATTACAAGATGCACACTTACTCGTTTTTCTCGATCTCTAGGGgttcttcttggcatttgGATGATGCCAAATTTGTTAAATCTTTGGCTAACCATATACTGGCTTGCGTGGTCGCAGGTTTCGTATTCGCGTTCTTTGTCCTGTACAGCGAGTACTGTTTCTACTGTTGGTTGTGTTCCAATAACAAGAGTATCTTTTCGCGTCTTTACAAAAAGACCCTTAGTGCGATCGGCTTGGAGTCTGATCGCACTATTAACGCGGCGATCATCAACGTGCGTAACAGTAACGATGATTCCCGTTTGAGGAGAATGAGAAAGGATTCGAACCTTCCGCACAATATTATCCTATCGgatcttgaaaagaatgatcCCAAATTCACTGATCTCTCATTGTGA